From the Kogia breviceps isolate mKogBre1 chromosome 3, mKogBre1 haplotype 1, whole genome shotgun sequence genome, one window contains:
- the LOC131752788 gene encoding disintegrin and metalloproteinase domain-containing protein 21-like has product MVIGEARVSMRVVVLLWLEVSLFPSGLSQARLSQSLSSPDVVIPLKVTNRGRGANTPGWLSYSLQFGGRSHVVHMRVKKILVSRPLPVFTYTEQHALHQDHPFVPNDCYFHGYVEGVPESLVSLSTCAGGFQGMLQINDLTYEIQPIRHSTTFEHLVYKINTNEAEFSPMRCGLTNKAAHQQLEFEEAEKSTLKQNSTYNWWTHLWFLELVVVVDHNFFIYSQSNFSKVQENVFVVVNIVDSIYQQLGTYVILIGIEIWNHENVFPMISIEQVLENFSQWKQISLSQLQYDAAHIFIKSSFISVLGIAYVAGICRPPLDCGVNNFKGDPWSVFALTVAHELGHTLGMQHDEEFCLCGQSACIMNAIRVPAERFTNCSYAEFTKTTLNQGSCLHNPPIPGAVFMLKRCGNGVIEGEEQCDCGSIKQCEQDPCCLLNCTLRPGAACAFGLCCKDCKFMPSGELCRHQVNECDLPEWCNGTSHQCPEDVYVQDGIPCSDGAYCYQKRCNKHDEQCREIFGEGAKSASQRCYKEINSQGNRFGHCGINGTTYLKCHTSDSFCGRVQCENVGNIPHLRDHSTLQYTHVNGVTCWSIDDHLGMNTSDVGEVKDGTMCGPGNICIHKKCVNLSLLLQVCFPETCNMKGICNNKHHCHCSYGWSPPYCLHRGNGGSVDSGPASARRVFLPLVVTLSLSVLLLLLPAVFIYLRKHLGSKKTKTHSSD; this is encoded by the coding sequence ATGGTGATTGGTGAGGCCAGGGTGTCCATGAGAGTTGTTGTATTGCTCTGGCTTGAGGTGTCTCTGTTCCCTTCTGGCCTCTCCCAGGCTAGGCTCTCACAAAGCCTCAGCTCCCCAGATGTGGTGATCCCCTTGAAGGTTACCAACAGGGGCAGAGGTGCAAATACTCCAGGCTGGCTCTCCTACAGCCTGCAGTTTGGGGGCCGAAGTCATGTTGTCCACATGAGGGTTAAGAAGATTTTGGTCTCCAGACCCCTCCCAGTATTCACCTACACGGAACAGCACGCCCTTCACCAGGATCATCCTTTTGTTCCTAATGACTGCTATTTTCATGGTTATGTGGAGGGGGTCCCCGAGTCCCTGGTTTCCCTCAGTACTTGTGCTGGGGGCTTTCAAGGAATGCTGCAGATAAATGACCTTACTTATGAAATCCAGCCCATCAGGCACTCTACTACATTTGAACACTTGGTTTATAAGATAAACACTAATGAAGCAGAATTCTCACCTATGAGATGTGGCTTAACAAATAAAGCAGCACACCAACAGTTGGAATTTGAAGAGGCTGAGAAATCAACTCTGAAACAAAATTCTACTTATAACTGGTGGACCCATTTATGGTTTCTGGAGCTGGTTGTGGTGGTAGATcacaatttcttcatttattctcaAAGCAATTTCTCAAAGGTGCAGGAGAATGTATTTGTTGTTGTCAACATAGTGGATTCCATTTATCAGCAGTTGGGTACTTAtgtgattttgattgggattgagATTTGGAATCATGAAAATGTTTTCCCAATGATAAGCATAGAACAGGTTCTGGAGAATTTCTCTCAGTGGAAACAAATCAGTCTTTCCCAGCTACAGTATGATGCAGcacatattttcattaaaagttcATTTATAAGTGTTCTCGGTATAGCCTATGTGGCAGGAATATGTCGTCCTCCTCTTGACTGTGGAGTTAATAATTTCAAAGGAGACCCCTGGTCTGTTTTTGCCCTCACTGTAGCTCACGAGTTAGGTCATACTCTGGGTATGCAACATGATGAAGAATTCTGTTTGTGTGGGCAAAGTGCTTGCATCATGAATGCTATCAGAGTGCCAGCAGAGAGATTCACGAACTGTAGTTATGCAGAGTTTACAAAGACCACTTTAAACCAGGGATCATGTCTGCACAATCCTCCAATTCCAGGGGCAGTCTTTATGCTGAAGCGCTGTGGGAATGGTGTGATTGAAGGAGAAGAGCAGTGTGACTGTGGATCTATAAAGCAGTGTGAACAAGATCCCTGTTGTCTGTTGAACTGCACTCTGAGGCCTGGGGCTGCTTGTGCTTTTGGGCTTTGTTGCAAGGACTGCAAGTTCATGCCATCAGGGGAACTCTGTAGACATCAGGTCAATGAATGTGACCTTCCAGAGTGGTGCAATGGGACATCTCATCAGTGCCCAGAAGATGTGTATGTGCAGGACGGGATTCCCTGTAGTGATGGTGCCTACTGCTATCAAAAGAGATGTAATAAGCATGATGAACAGTGCAGGGAGATTTTTGGTGAAGGTGCAAAGAGTGCATCTCAGAGATGTTATAAAGAAATCAACTCCCAGGGAAACCGTTTTGGCCACTGTGGTATAAATGGCACAACATACCTAAAATGTCATACTTCAGATAGCTTTTGTGGGAGAGTTCAGTGTGAGAATGTGGGAAACATTCCCCACCTGAGAGATCACTCAACTTTGCAGTACACTCACGTCAATGGTGTCACCTGCTGGAGTATCGACGATCACTTAGGGATGAATACATCTGATGTTGGTGAAGTGAAAGATGGTACCATGTGTGGTCCAGGAAATATCTGCATACACAAGAAGTGTGTCAATCTGTCTCTCCTGTTACAAGTCTGTTTCCCTGAGACCTGCAACATGAAGGGGATCTGCAATAACAAACATCACTGCCACTGCAGCTATGGGTGGTCCCCGCCCTACTGCCTACACAGAGGCAATGGAGGTAGTGTTGACAGTGGCCCAGCATCTGCCAGAAGAGTTTTCTTGCCACTAGTTGTGACTCTTAGTTTGtctgttttgcttttacttttaccTGCTGTATTTATATACCTTCGAAAACATTTGGGATCCAAGAAGACTAAGACTCACTCTTCCGATTAA